One genomic region from Lycorma delicatula isolate Av1 chromosome 9, ASM4794821v1, whole genome shotgun sequence encodes:
- the Sans gene encoding SAM_USH1G_HARP domain-containing protein Sans has product MSTTRFHKAAQDGMLEILKEATKRDCNAKDEDGMTPTLWAAFEGNLDALRLLVGRGGDPEKLNYHFGQTALHIAAAKGHMNCVSFLVGFGANMWALDHDLHTPMQVAAMQNRREILEYLDKAAAKQEASNKREVKAKKEKAQKDAERHRKKYEERMKKEREKEEKRIKKVEKEYLGGQKIDTDTPIPTSVPTKKSTVEVTGPTFTQIVGTNVGGTLTKKPVAPLGVKKILDRKLRTGTQNKLSIQDNKGDEDKLTQNLPAQRKDAQIIYVNSYEAQNNGAGKRGRLSDVFDTNGELLRSISQPDYLNVGGSSLQEQSSIFDRPGFGSVAFRQRNTMMGTLNNIPRSDNVNDKDVKVGTEAVTIREGEDSSIGSAGSLAKRNQADIPWDHEDIGSSDEENVGVNSISSPWSPLQRFLVAAGVSEYTPQFIAQRIDLEALLMLSDEDMITLGIPMGPRRKLLNAVQERKKALEDPGEIHDSKL; this is encoded by the exons GGCTGCCCAGGATGGGAtgcttgaaattttaaaagaagccACCAAAAGGGACTGCAATGCAAAGGATGAAGATGGAATGACACCGACATTATGGGCTGCATTTGAAGGCAATTTGGATGCGCTAAGACTGTTAGTTGGTAGagg aggTGATCCTGAAAAGCTTAACTATCATTTTGGTCAAACTGCTTTGCATATAGCAGCAGCAAAAGGACACATGAATTGTGTATCATTTCTTGTCGGATTTGGTGCTAACATGTGGGCACTAGACCACGATCTTCATACACCAATGCAAGTTGCAGCTATGCAAAATCGCCGAGAAATATTAGAGTATCTTGATAAAGCTGCAGCCAAACAAGAGGCTAGTAACAA GAGAGAAGtgaaagcaaaaaaagaaaaagcacaAAAAGATGCTGAGCGCCATAGAAAAAAGTatgaagaaagaatgaaaaaagagCGTGAGAAAGAGGAAAAGCGaattaaaaaagtggaaaaagagTACCTTGGAGGGCAAAAAATAGATACTGATACACCAATACCTACTTCAGTACCAACAAA aaaatcaACTGTTGAAGTCACCGGTCCAACATTTACACAAATTGTAGGAACAAATGTTGGTGGGACTTTGACAAAGAAACCTGTGGCACCATTGGGTGTTAAAAAGATACTAGACAGAAAATTACGAACTGGTACACAAAATAAACTAAGTATCCAAGATAATAAG GGTGATGAAGATAAACTGACTCAGAATCTTCCTGCACAAAGAAAAGATgctcaaataatttatgttaattcatATGAGGCACAGAATAATG gtGCAGGCAAAAGAGGTCGCTTATCAGATGTATTTGACACTAATGGTGAGCTCCTTCGTTCAATATCGCAACCAGATTATCTGAATGTAGGTGGCAGTAGTTTACAGGAACAGTCAAGTATATTTGATAGACCAGGCTTTGGAAGTGTTGCATTTCGAcaaag GAATACTATGATGGGTACACTGAACAATATACCTCGTTCAGACAACGTTAATGATAAAGATGTTAAAGTAGGAACAGAGGCAGTCACAATAAGAGAGGGTGAGGACAGCAGTATAGGCAGTGCTGGAAGTCTAGCAAAAAGAAACCAAGCTGATATTCCATGGGACCATGAAGATATTGGTAGCAGTGATG AAGAAAATGTTGGTGTAAACAGCATATCATCACCGTGGTCACCCTTACAAAGATTTTTAGTTGCAGCAGGTGTTAGTGAATATACACCTCAATTTATAGCGCAAAGAATTGATCTCGAAGCATTGTTAATGTTAAGCGATGAAGATATGATCACTCTCGGAATACCCATGGGACcacgaagaaaattattaaatgctgtTCAAGAAAGAAAGAAGGCTTTAGAGGATCCTGGTGAAATACATGAtagtaaattataa